Proteins from one Rosa chinensis cultivar Old Blush chromosome 7, RchiOBHm-V2, whole genome shotgun sequence genomic window:
- the LOC112178051 gene encoding uncharacterized protein LOC112178051, which yields MERTKSWDISITGKLKVNMAATNQMNMQQQPRMPYPLYGMPPEMGFGQGFIPQPNQVNNNVAQNHQQNNHQGGGQDRPVRLNEFQNLVEDLIGVLPRRVERPSYAKPYPAYIDTIPYPAGYRIPSFTLFSGDAYQSTIEHIGRFKAQCGEASSDDNKLRLFVHSLTGPAFTWFINLPPNSVNNWREMERAFHDQYYRAQQEIRLADLAKTSQMSHETAQEYLSRFKLARARC from the coding sequence ATGGAGCGCACGAAATCGTGGGACATCAGCATAACAGGCAAGCTCAAAGTCAACATGGCTGCTACAAACCAGATGAATATGCAACAGCAGCCAAGGATGCCATATCCGCTTTATGGCATGCCACCCGAAATGGGATTCGGCCAAGGATTCATCCCTCAGCCGAATCAAGTAAACAACAATGTGGCTCAAAACCATCAGCAGAACAATCATCAAGGAGGAGGTCAAGACCGACCAGTTCGGCTCAATGAGTTTCAAAATTTAGTTGAAGATCTTATAGGAGTCTTACCAAGACGGGTAGAAAGACCAAGTTATGCTAAACCATATCCTGCATATATTGATACCATCCCGTACCCAGCAGGATATCGCATTCCCTCATTCACATTGTTCTCTGGAGATGCATATCAATCCACTATAGAACACATTGGCCGATTCAAGGCCCAGTGCGGAGAGGCTAGCTCTGACGACAACAAGCTAAGGCTATTCGTCCACTCCCTCACGGGACCAGCCTTCACTTGGTTCATCAATCTCCCGCCCAACTCAGTCAATAATTGGAGGGAAATGGAACGAGCTTTCCATGACCAATATTATCGAGCACAACAAGAGATTAGGTTGGCTGACCTGGCCAAGACATCGCAGATGAGTCATGAGACTGCACAAGAATACTTAAGCCGCTTCAAACTAGCTAGAGCACGATGCTGA